The DNA window CTTAATGTATGAATGTTCAAAGAGGCACAAAGAAACATCTACTTTACATCATCTCCATCGTTAAAAtcagacaaaaatttgtgcatATGCATAGCTAATGATATTGCAATCCATAACATGAACCCTCCATCAAATTGAGGAGCAAAGAGAATAGAGATCTTGCAAAATAAGACATATGCTTACCTCCAAAGCCTTTTCTTCGTCATAAATAAATTTGGGAAGTTTTTTCATCAGATCCTTTTTGTCAGCACCGGTTAAAGCCTTGCTGATCTGTGAAAGCGAAAAAAGAACTATTCCTTGAGTGTCTGGAGAAACGGTTTCATAATCTTGATCCATCACAATGCATCAGATGGGTATGTGATGCATTGGCATGGAAACAAATTCCAACGCCGAAATAACATATTCAAATTTTTATATGATGTTTAACTGTAATCAACTGAGGTGATACACACAACCAACCACCGATGAAATAGAATATTGAAATTTCTATACGATATTTAACCTAAATCACCTGAGGTGCATACACACAACCAAGTGTTCCAACAATTATACCGCCTAGAACAAAGCCACCGATAAACAAGCTTGTACCGCCTGATCTTCCACCGTCGCTGCCATTAAACATGTGACAGGAGATACAATTAGAAACTTCTCGAGATATATTGCTCTTTCGTTTTCTTTATATTCCATTTTGATATTAGATCCTAGGATCTTAATTCATCACAAGTTCCATGCAGGTGTTTTCTTTTCAgcatcaatatcataaaagcTGACTTTGGTGGGTATTTTGGTCTAATAATCGATGCTTTTAGGTCCACTTGTTGTATTGTTGTATTTTTTATGCCCTTGCACTCAAAACAATTACAACAAAGCAGAGAGTATGTCCATGTGAAGGTGATTTAAACTGATTTTTTATTTGCATGTCAAATACCAGTTTAAGTCAAATTGGAAAACTGTTGACATAAATGCAGTGAGATCCAGTTTACATGTTGCTTCAATACAAATTATCCATTTACATTTAATGGTAGTTCATTGAAACAAATGGGAAAATAAAAGGATTAACTTTCCAATAAGAAAACCACTTTCTTACACTCAGAAGCACAGCAACCGCAATTTGATGGTGAAAATAGTACCTATAACCTGCTTGAATGGTGAGCGTCCTCTTCTCGGAAGATGAAATCCTTGTTCCTTCAGAAACGAAGGTCAATCTGGTGGCACCCACACTGGCAACATACTGGTATCCAGGCTTCAAAGAAGTACCTAGCAAGAGTAAGTTAACCATTCAAATAAAGTAAAAATGTCACATACCAAAACACGGGACAACAATTAAAAAGTGAAACTCTAAGGATCGCACAGAGGTCAAAAtctaatattaaaaaattaaaaattgaatTGTAATCTGTCAATTTGAAAACAATTTCTGAGCATAGTTTAAGGTATATTTTCACAACACCCCAAAATGAGAAGAGTATACATTTGgatttctttatttcttttataCCGACGGGCAAAAGATTAAAACCAACCCTTCAACACACCCAGAAGCTCGGAGACATTAATGTGCTCTCACTTCAAGATATAACAAAAATGAACAAATTTCTTTCATCCAGAGCCAGTTCACAAAAAATCTTTACTTTCTATCTACAGCAGAACTTAAAGATTTACCATTCAGACTTTTCAATTCAACCCCCCACCCACTCTCACCTCCTACAAGAGTCCCGACAGAGAAGAATCTTTTCCAGATTAGACCTCAATAATAGCAGAAAAACATTAATGTGCATAGTGCCCTAGACAAATAACTAAATTTTAAATCGATTATAACGACAGTTAATAGATgagggaaaaaagaaaaaagaaaaaagaaaactaAAAATCCAATTGAGAGACCATCTTCGGAAAATTATGGTAAAATGATGTATGATGCCGAATCAGTCTCTCAATCCTCCACATTATCACCTCAAAGTTACAATAGAAacaaaattataaacaaataaaCGATGCAATACAAAAGCTGATCCTGCTCGAAGAACCCATCCCAGTCGATTACTTTCATCCCAAAATAAATCGAAACAGTTTGTTCATTTTACCAAATGAGAAACCTACAAAAAGAGTGTAGATTTACCTGATGAGAGCTGGCAAGATGGGTTTTTTGCAATCACAAGCGAATTGGATAGAGCTGTCATAGTGTAAAAGGATTTCAGAGAAATATGAAACGAGCGAGTTAAAATGGCGTAAATATTTTGTTCTACGAGTAATATCAGTTACCCCCCTTAACTTACTTCATTGACACTTTTGTCCCTCATGTATGAGAAGTATACATATTCTATTTAATTTAGAGTTttgataattttaataatttttttaaatgatatacTTTTATGaatatgaaatatttttataacttttacaaaatttcatatatttataaacagatttttgTAAATTTGTGTAGGATAAGACGACAAattgtaaataatatagtaatgATAAATCTATACGTACATGACATATTATTATATAACTTTAATAATTTGTAAAATTTGAGttaaatattcaataaaataaaaacatgagAATCGTTCAATATTTTATCGCCTCCATCAAACAGTTAATGAATCACTAAGCTAATTTAGCAGCTGTTATAGTTTACGTTTTTCAATTAAAGATTTAAGCTATTAAAGTGATGTGTTGTTTATTCAAGTGATAATGTATGTAATTAACCAAAAAATGATTTAAAacgattatttataataaaaaataataacaaaattagtgtataaaatttatgtttgaataattaatctgaaattaaaatacaaatataaaagaaaaaattataaattcttGAAATTCTGTGTTCACCCAACGACCACAAGGAAAAAGAAATTACTATAAGAAACCAATTTACCCAGGGGAAATAATAAACCCGCCAATACCTGAGCACCAACTGGGAAACACAACGTTCAATTAATTTAGCATATTCTCTCTCTGTTATAAGCAAATTCTGAAAGCCAAATTGACCAACGAGTGCCTTGGAGGCGTAGCGTCTGTGTTTGGATAATAATGGAATAAAAATTGTATCAACTGTTTCGTTGGTACATTCTCCGACGGCTATGGCTTCCATTGGAACCTCTGACAAGGGTATACTGCAAAATACTCGATGTTGTTTGAAGCCCAATGGCCAAACAAAGCAGCCGCCTGTTGTTTTGCCAATGCCCATTTCAAGAAGATCGGCGATTTTCATCTCTTTGATGCCTTTAAGCCTTATTgctcttccgcaaattttgctGGCTAGAGAGAGGCGGAACAGAAAGATCATCCCACTTGAAGATTATCTCACTGGCCGTTAGATTCTTTACTTTTTTGTTTCGTTTTGCTGCAGTTTCTCGTTTTTGTATTGTTGTTTTGCGTTTATTTTTCCTGGTGGTGTCTCTGCTGCATAGTTTTTTCGTGCGCTTTCTTCATTGTTAGCTTCCCAAGcccatgttgtttcgagagatTCTCAAATCTTTCTGAAACGATTCATGGTTATTTTCTGAAGGGATCTCTCATCATTTGCATTTAAAGATGATGCCTTTTCTTTTCTTGCTGCTGGCCGCTGGGCACTTATGTTAACTTGATTGGAACAGTGAATGAATCCATGGGGATTTCTTGTTTTGGTGTTTGCTTTCTATACATCTTGATGAAATCATGGTGTTTACCTGTTTGATAGATGCTATATACAAATGTTTGGTGATATAATTTCAATCATTTGACAGATACATTCAGTGAGGTAGTAGCAAAATCAAAAACAGATTCGTAGGTTTCGCAAAGACTATGCAATTAGTAAGAAAAGGCATGGCCTTTATGATAGAGTTGTTAGCTATCAAATTTTTGGATGTTAATCTTTCGCTGAGGAAAACAACTGCTAGGATGAAAGTTGCTTACCTCTTCATTATCATAGGGACAATGTCGCAATCGCACAACCACTCTATAACAAATTATGGAATGACTAAAGAGTTTGATGGGTCTTTTGACCGAATAGGCTAATCTTTTAGGTTTAGACTGCATTGGAAAAAAATTATGCTAAGATGTCTTGATATATCATTCTTCTTCTATACCATCAAATGCCAGCAATCGATATTTTCATGTTCTtaccatttttttttgttggagTAGCCGATGGACTTAAGTATTATGATGTGGTAGAAGGGAAAGGTCCTGTCGCCGAAAAGGGATCAACCGCACAGGTGCATTTTGACTGTTTATATCGTGGTATTACAGCTGTATCAAGTCGAGAATCTAAACTCTTGGCTGGAAATAGAATCATCGCCCAGgttattttgttttttcttaGTTATTGTTAACCACCGGCAACAGATAAAACTACAGGCAAACTAACAAAATTACTGATATCAACGTTCTTGTACACTTAAGTAGCCTTACGAGTTCCAAGTCGAAGCAGCACCGGGAAAAGAGCGAAAACGTGAGTTTGTAGACAATCCAAATGGTTTGTTCTCTGCGCAGGCTGCACCTAAACCTCCAAAGGCCATGTATACCATAACTGAAGGGATGAAAGTTGGTGGAAAGGTAACCCAGGTTACCTACTTTATATGCCTATATCATTATTGTGGAGGAGCAATTGCCCCCACAGACCTATGTCGCTGCTTATTATGCAGCACAACAATCAATACATTGTTCATTGAGTTGTGTCGCTATTAACAGCCATGGCTTTTGATATGTTGCTACAATTATTATATTTGTGTGACTTAACATTCCAAAATGCCATGGAGATCCTATTCAAACATCTCTCTCGTCATGTTGTTTCATAATTTCATTTCCTTTGTGTTCATATACTTTTTTCTGTGATCCAGAGGACTGTGATAATTCCTCCAGAGGAAGGATACGGCCcgaaaggaatgaaattccggTAATCCATTTCCTTCCTCCTCACTGATTTTTAACCTGTTTggttttgtttgatattcaactGGGAGTCATGAAGGTGCTGTGCTTCATGTTGCAGCCTGGAGCTGAATTTGAGCTGAACATTGAACTTTTGCAAGTAATATCACTTGAAGGCAAGTAAACACTAATCTGGATTGAAGCAGGAAAGGCTGTTTACACTGTTTGTCTTGAAAAACAAATCTATGCTTTGAAGATGAATAATATCTATTCGGTCACAGTCATCGACACTGACACAACGTCATAACCAAAATACCCttcaatgaaaataaaaaaatagtaaGCGGATCTTGTAAATCTAATTTTCTTTCTTCAGAAGAAACATGGAGAGGAACCGCTGATGAATCGCGACTTCCAAATTCAAAGTGGCCAACCATAAATCCTCATTTTTTGGATAAATCTGAAGAATTCTGAAGTTTATTCGAAAGTAAAACGTAAAAAATTACAACTTTGAGGAAAAATAAACAATGAAtgagaaataaataaaaataaaacatgaagAGTATTTCGGTCATAAATCGATGTTATTTCTCTTGTTACACTCgcacaacacataatattatCAATCTatcaaattacatattttatatcatatcAAGCATTTATCAATCATCAATTATCACATCTTACTGACAAAACGAACCCTAAAATGTCAAATTAAGGTGCCAAGTCAAAATGTTTATTCATCTGTGGTTTGGCTACctacaaaaatataaataagttttttaatttaatataaagaATATACAAGAAATGAATAGAATGTGGCAAAAAGGCAGAGCCCTACATTCATTAAGAAATAAGAACCAAATATTGCGGTGCAAAAGTGTGCTGTCTTTTGTTTGGTTGTCCACTCCTCCTTTGCCAACAGTAATCAAATACTTTCCATCGGTTTTCATTCATTATTTGACACTTTGCTTTAGAGCTGTCACTCTCGCCTAATTAACACGTAACTCCTCCTCCTATTATAACCAAATTCTTGGTCCGACCACGTTATTTTTATTTACATAATGATACGCATTTATATATATTCGATTATACAAatcataattattattaaaattgtaTCGTCGGTTTTAACAAGAGAAATTCTTCTTAAAATACAAGTTTCTATCTTGTAACTGAAAATTTACATTACTCATTAGAAAGCAAaatactatatttttttatcgaATTACTTTAATACCCATTGATTAAACATGGAATTTTAGAATAGAAAGATgacaaaatttgtgtgagacggtttcacgggtcatattcgtgagacggatatcttatttgggtcatccatgaaaaaatattattttttaggttaaaaatatcattttttattgtgaatatcagtagaatTGATCCGtcttataaataaaaattcgtgagatcgtctcataaaaAACCTACTGTAAAAGGAGATAGTAAATCATTTGATCCACCACAATAAAAGCAATCGCATGTCCCAGTGatattttgtaaatttattatcgTATTTACTTATTTCTAAAGATAATAATAAGTCAtcgatatatatgtatatatatatatttaagttaggaaataacatttatttttagagattttatattttattttagagtgaatctcatgtgagatcgtctcacggattttaatctgtgagacgggtcaactataTCCATAttgacaataaaaagtaatactcttagcataaaaagtaataccttttcatggataacctaaataagatatccgtctcacaaatacgatccatgagaccgtctcacacaaatttttgcctgaAAAAAATTTTGTATGGAAAGTGAACCATGCAAAATTGGAGAAAGAAAACATAGAAGGTGGGTTGGGCGTGTGTCTCCGCTATAAAAGGAAAGCATCCTTCGTGCCGACTCCATCGCTTCTCCCTTGTTCTCCACTGTCCATTCCCTCATACTCTCTCTCTATAAACACTCTCTCAGTTCCCTCGATATGGACATTCGCCGGAGGCCCCTCAAATCATCCCACACCACCCGTTGCTCCGCTGCCTCCGGCGTACATTCTGATAGCAAGGCATCGGACGCGCTTCCGCTCCCGCTGTACCTCACCAACACTGTTTTCTTCACGCTCTTTTTCTCGGTCGCCTACTTTCTTCTGCACCGGTGGAGGGACAAGATCCGTAACTCCACTCCGCTGCACGTCCTCACGCTGTCCGAGCTCGCTGCTGTTGTCTCTCTCATTGCTTCTTTTATTTACCTACTTGGGTTCTTTGGGATTGATTTCGTTCAGTCGTTTATTTCGAGGAACGAACTCGAAGCCAGTGAGGTTCGGGGGAAATTCGTTCTTCGAGAGGAAGACCCGGATTGGACCGACGTTCGGTGCTCTGATTTCTCCATGGACCGTCCTCCGATCAAGCAGTCGTGTTCAGTCGAAGATGAAGATATCGTGAAAGCCGTGGTCTCTGGAGAAATCCCGTCATATTCTCTTGAGTCGAAGCTCGGGGATTGCTTCAAAGCAGCTCAAATCCGGCGAGAGGCGTTGCAGCGGCCTGACCAGTAGGTCGTTGGACGGGTTGCCGTTGGAAGGTTTTGATTATGATTCGATTCTGGGGCAATGCTGCGAGATGCCGGTGGGCTATGTGCAGATTCCGGTGGGGATCGTGGGCCCACTGTTGCTGAATGGGTGCGAGTACTCGGTGCCGATGGCTACTACAGAAGGTTGCTTGGCGGCGAGCACCAACAGAGGTTGCAAGGCGATCCACGCATCTGGAGGTGCCACCTGTGTGCTTCTCCGAGATGGGATGACAAGAGCTCCGGTGGTGAGGTTCCCGTCGGCGAAAAGGGCGGCGGAGTTGAAGTTTTTCTTGGAAGACCCTCTCAATTTCGATTCCTTGTCTGTTGTTTTTAATAAGTAAGCAAACTATCTTTCTTTCGTTTATTCAGTCATTGCTtctttcttttctgaataatttTTGCATGTGGAATTCATTTCGTTTATTCAACTCTTAATGCGCTTGATTCTTCGGTATCCATCTAAGGAAGGCTGCTAATTGCTATAAACGTGTAGCGGATGTGTGGTCTTTTCCATTAACATAAACTTTTGATAATGTCTCCCCTTTTAAGCAATGATTGGCTGTAAAAAGAACAGAAACTGAGCGGTCAAATTGATTCACTGTGAGTCTCAGTATGTTGCTGTGCTGATATTGTTTTCATTTTTCTGAGTTGGTGGTTTTTACGGACACCTGACATTGAAACCGTGCTTTATTAAGTTGCTCTTGTTTGATATGGCTATATGCGTTGAATTCGATTCTGTTACTGGAAATGTATCTCCGTTTCAACGAATTTTCAATGTTGGAACAGGTCAAGTAGATTTGCAAGACTCCTTAGAATTCAATGTGCTATTGCGGGGAAAAATCTGTACATTAGATTTAGCTGTAGCACAGGTGATGCCATGGGGATGAACATGGTTTCGAAAGGTGTTCAGAATGTCTTAGACTTCCTTCAAAACGATTTTCNNNNNNNNNNNNNNNNNNNNNNNNNNNNNNNNNNNNNNNNNNNNNNNNNNNNNNNNNNNNNNNNNNNNNNNNNNNNNNNNNNNNNNNNNNNNNNNNNNNNTAGACTTGTACACAAAATTTGGATTAAGAATACACGAGATTGGAATACACAAAAGAATCACAATCCCATTATGTCCATCCTCTAGCGTCATCCATTTACATGCTTTTGCTCTGCAATTTTTAGAACACAGCCACCAAATCTAACAAGCTTCAGTTTTTTGCATGTAAATCGAGTGATGTAGCCATCTGACTcaacatgctttatatgatgaTGCTCAAAAGCCTAGCAAATATtatttctgaaattgcaacaaAAATTTTAACTAAGTTTCATAGAAAAAGAAATTAGTACAGATATTCTGTGGCCACAAACAATGAAACAAAATGGAATAAGAAAGAGATCATCCATGGATTTGCGAGTGGAATACGAAATTGGTCATAAGAGATCACcaattatataaacataaataGTATGACAGGAATTAGCAAAATCAGTACGTACAATAACCACGAAATGAGAACAGCCCAATTAAATTGTGGCTGTGTAAAATAGTCAGGAGAGCAGGTACCTTAATATTTATTCGGATAAAACCTTAAAAACTACATAAAACACTTAAGAAAAAGGATGGACCATTAATAGTCTTGAGATTCGCCAACCACCAAATTGACCATCTTTATACATAGAATCCCAATAACAGCACAAATAATTCAGAGTAGCTATGGTTGCATCACATTAACAGGAAACATCATTCAATGAGAAAATTATGAAAGGAAAATGGAAATGGAAATGGAAATGGAAATGGAAATGGaaaaaatatgatataaaataaccaaaataatgtaaagaaaaagagaagataaaattCCGTACACCAAGTCTATAAGAACCAAAAGTGAAAATTTTCGCATTTGCCTCATGAACCATCTGCTCATTAAAACCTTTAGCACGACTAATATTCTTCACCCAAGTCTTCAAAATCTGTGAACATATCACAGATCAGTAATCTATTTTATCAGGTCAACTACAATTCGATAATTATATATTACAAGAGGATGACCTGATCCAATCTCCCTAAAACTTCCTCTCTCTTAATAGCTTCTTCATGACTTTTCATACAAGCCTGCATCTGCAAGAAACGATAGCAAAAACGCTGGGTAAGATAAAAAGCCATTCCCTTTTCATAATCAACCCATTGTCAATAGATAACTTAATTAAATGGTCAGAAacacaattaaattaagtttTTTTAATCTCAAACAGAACATATATCAATTCtgaaaaacaaataaattgATTAGCAGAAGCACATAAAAAATAGATGTAAAAAACAAACCTTTTCCAATTGTCTGGTCTTAATAACATCGAATTCAGTGGGGCCACCAGTTGAAATTGGCCCAGATAATCCAACATGAGCTCCAGCGAGTATATTATTCGATCCTGGGCTACCCATGAACTATCCTCCACTCAACGATTTATAAGTATCTTTTCACCAATTCGTgaaaaggaaagaaagaaaagttATGTCGAGTGAAGTGCACTCCACTCACACCTTCTGTCGCCTAAGCAATTCAAATTAGAAGGATAAAAAAACTCTCTTCTTATTCCAACACGACTAACAATCAACTCTCAGGACAGCAGCAAAGATAAAGAATAATCAATCAACTgaaaaaaaaacattgtttctGGATATTCAATTCCATTCCAAAAAATctataaaagaaaaacaaatacaatcaaatcaaaatcaataatagaACCCTCAATTCCTCAGACAAAACTCTGTTTCTTATCTCTCTCCAGATATTATTTTGTCCACATCAGTACGATATTGGTGTGTAGAGCTCTAAAAATACATCCCATGAATCCCCGGTTC is part of the Primulina eburnea isolate SZY01 chromosome 1, ASM2296580v1, whole genome shotgun sequence genome and encodes:
- the LOC140841301 gene encoding uncharacterized protein isoform X1, translated to MTALSNSLVIAKNPSCQLSSGTSLKPGYQYVASVGATRLTFVSEGTRISSSEKRTLTIQAGYSDGGRSGGTSLFIGGFVLGGIIVGTLGCVYAPQISKALTGADKKDLMKKLPKFIYDEEKALEKQRKKLSEKIEQLNSAIDNVSNQLISEEPPNGVAIGADDIEALI
- the LOC140841301 gene encoding uncharacterized protein isoform X3 gives rise to the protein MPGYQYVASVGATRLTFVSEGTRISSSEKRTLTIQAGYSDGGRSGGTSLFIGGFVLGGIIVGTLGCVYAPQISKALTGADKKDLMKKLPKFIYDEEKALEKQRKKLSEKIEQLNSAIDNVSNQLISEEPPNGVAIGADDIEALI
- the LOC140841294 gene encoding peptidyl-prolyl cis-trans isomerase FKBP18, chloroplastic-like gives rise to the protein MASIGTSDKGILQNTRCCLKPNGQTKQPPVVLPMPISRRSAIFISLMPLSLIALPQILLARERRNRKIIPLEDYLTGPDGLKYYDVVEGKGPVAEKGSTAQVHFDCLYRGITAVSSRESKLLAGNRIIAQPYEFQVEAAPGKERKREFVDNPNGLFSAQAAPKPPKAMYTITEGMKVGGKRTVIIPPEEGYGPKGMKFRLELNLS
- the LOC140841301 gene encoding uncharacterized protein isoform X2, giving the protein MGSSSRISFCTSLKPGYQYVASVGATRLTFVSEGTRISSSEKRTLTIQAGYSDGGRSGGTSLFIGGFVLGGIIVGTLGCVYAPQISKALTGADKKDLMKKLPKFIYDEEKALEKQRKKLSEKIEQLNSAIDNVSNQLISEEPPNGVAIGADDIEALI